Proteins encoded in a region of the Methylobacterium radiotolerans JCM 2831 genome:
- a CDS encoding glycosyltransferase, translating to MNFVSAISLAGPHVLVTSTFPDALNRNPGIRSDLAEGFAELLGAERVAQTPLELADAAIRASRPDVVVAVGSLVPDLADLRALRRAVDAVGGVLIFWLTDDPYEFDYAFKAELYADIVVSNDSWAAQHYRHPDVHHLPLAAAPNRHFRPIVPVAERETVLFFCGVAYPNRIALMRRIDDLLCRHVVEILGAGWPDTLRCAVNRRLTPAQMADYAAAARLTLNIGRDLDVANRRLSLPQATPGPRTFEVALSGSAQAFFVTGLEVCEHFEPDTEILLVDGAADIARAIERSLDEPAAIEAIARRAQARALRDHTYRHRAARLLDLSRLTVMA from the coding sequence ATGAATTTCGTTAGCGCGATCTCGTTGGCCGGGCCGCACGTGCTGGTCACGAGCACCTTCCCCGATGCGCTCAATCGAAATCCCGGGATCCGGAGCGATCTCGCCGAGGGCTTTGCCGAACTTCTCGGTGCTGAGCGGGTCGCGCAGACGCCTCTGGAACTCGCGGACGCGGCAATCCGCGCGTCTCGCCCGGATGTCGTGGTCGCGGTCGGAAGCCTCGTGCCTGACCTGGCGGATCTGCGCGCGCTTCGCCGGGCGGTGGACGCCGTCGGTGGCGTGCTGATCTTCTGGCTGACCGATGACCCGTACGAGTTCGACTACGCCTTCAAGGCGGAACTCTACGCCGACATCGTCGTGAGCAACGATTCCTGGGCGGCGCAGCATTACCGTCACCCGGACGTCCATCACCTGCCCCTGGCGGCCGCGCCCAACCGGCACTTCCGACCGATCGTCCCGGTCGCGGAGCGGGAGACCGTCCTGTTCTTCTGCGGCGTCGCCTACCCGAACCGTATCGCCCTGATGCGTCGGATCGACGATCTCCTGTGCCGCCACGTCGTGGAGATCCTGGGCGCCGGGTGGCCGGACACGCTCCGGTGCGCGGTGAACCGCCGCCTCACGCCGGCGCAGATGGCCGACTACGCCGCGGCGGCCCGGCTGACGCTCAATATCGGCCGCGACCTCGACGTGGCCAATCGCCGGCTGTCGCTCCCGCAGGCGACGCCGGGGCCGCGGACCTTCGAGGTCGCCCTGTCGGGCTCGGCGCAGGCCTTCTTCGTCACGGGCCTGGAAGTCTGCGAGCATTTCGAGCCGGATACGGAAATCCTGCTGGTGGACGGCGCGGCCGACATCGCGCGCGCCATCGAGCGGTCGCTCGACGAGCCCGCCGCCATCGAGGCGATCGCGCGCCGGGCGCAGGCGCGGGCGCTGCGCGACCACACCTACCGGCACCGGGCGGCCCGCCTGCTCGATCTCAGCCGCCTGACGGTCATGGCCTGA
- a CDS encoding LysR family transcriptional regulator: MDLSALADFNLVATHGGFGRAARASGRAKATLSRRVSELEASLGARLIERGERSLRLTEAGALLHARTGPLLSEIAEAGAVVGGGLDRPRGRLRVSAPLLLSDTQLGRVAADFARAYPEVELEICAEDRFVDPIEEGFDVIIRVNPKPDERLVGRCVLRDELWLVAPPDLPRPDTSAASDVTPVPAAVRWTPRPEEAWQVHDGRTRRAFAPVPVLRLSSLPTLRDAVVAGAGAALLPRSLVGGDVAAGRLACWGWLEGPPTELWALHTSRRLVSPKVNAFVAHLATALSTDLSANR; this comes from the coding sequence ATGGACCTCTCGGCGCTCGCCGACTTCAACCTCGTCGCCACTCACGGCGGCTTCGGCCGCGCCGCCCGGGCGAGCGGGCGGGCGAAGGCGACGCTGTCGCGCCGCGTGTCCGAGCTCGAGGCGAGCCTCGGGGCGCGGTTGATCGAGCGGGGCGAGCGCAGCCTGCGCCTGACCGAGGCGGGCGCGCTCCTCCATGCCCGGACGGGGCCGCTGCTCAGCGAGATCGCGGAGGCCGGCGCGGTGGTGGGTGGCGGCCTGGACCGGCCCCGTGGGCGCCTCCGGGTGAGTGCTCCGCTCCTCCTGTCCGACACGCAGCTCGGCCGCGTCGCCGCGGACTTCGCCCGCGCCTATCCCGAAGTCGAGCTGGAGATCTGCGCCGAGGACCGGTTCGTCGATCCGATCGAGGAGGGTTTCGACGTGATCATCCGGGTCAATCCGAAGCCGGACGAGCGGCTCGTCGGGCGCTGCGTCCTGCGGGACGAGCTCTGGCTGGTGGCGCCGCCGGATCTCCCGCGCCCCGATACGTCGGCCGCGAGCGACGTGACGCCTGTGCCGGCGGCGGTCCGCTGGACGCCGCGTCCGGAGGAGGCGTGGCAGGTCCATGATGGCCGGACACGCCGCGCCTTCGCGCCCGTGCCGGTCCTGCGGCTGTCCTCGCTGCCGACGCTGCGCGACGCGGTGGTGGCGGGCGCCGGCGCCGCCCTGCTGCCGCGCTCGCTGGTCGGGGGTGACGTGGCGGCCGGACGGCTGGCCTGTTGGGGCTGGCTCGAGGGGCCGCCGACGGAGCTGTGGGCGCTCCACACGTCCCGACGTCTGGTCAGCCCCAAGGTGAACGCCTTCGTGGCCCACCTGGCGACCGCGCTGTCGACGGATCTGTCCGCCAACCGATAG
- a CDS encoding glycosyltransferase, protein MRLLVACDHLALTGGLLRFERVGRVLARRGHTFSFLTFGTGEDGFETRHRVLHPEEAARESWDAVMVPGGGFPDATIEGFADLRAPNFGARIQHFLNAPARRDAYARVTRTFAPDLVVANNAHWDDAALDALGLPWRRLVGAVDAGLFAPPVSRPARGARHRLGGIANKRPAAQLAALDRLGDAWALHWFGRPDWGPVGARADLVASGRLVVHGPLVEADLPAWYHGLDAFCSAEAHAGWCNPAAEAMACGTPLVTTVHGTLAFAEDAVTALVVPDGPDAALGAAVALAADRIVTDPAAAASRAEAGRARIRALDWDTYADGLLAAVAEAIALRADRATAARPSGTPPRETVLRLADLARRDGALPEDFDALGYIRLHPDLAALFEHAWQGQLHYLEHGRREGRIYPSNLTRAQQKAAQASRIALAVDGLDGSGKSSIARRVAEALGATVLNPFSGQVGAILVHLARTGQHALADDVAHAAVAAAIANAPPGPVVFDRHWFTASQLLSPAYRPGWEPRPFTVMCWADRPTTIARMVARGVPNPSEHMTEDRIAGYRTLAEELRLPLLDTSRIAPEEGAAQVLAMLGANGDAAQRA, encoded by the coding sequence ATGCGGCTGCTCGTGGCCTGTGACCACCTCGCGCTGACGGGCGGCCTCCTGCGCTTCGAGCGGGTCGGGCGCGTGCTCGCGCGTCGCGGGCACACGTTCTCTTTCCTCACGTTCGGCACGGGCGAGGACGGGTTCGAGACGCGTCACCGCGTCCTGCACCCCGAGGAAGCCGCGCGCGAGAGCTGGGACGCCGTCATGGTGCCGGGCGGCGGTTTCCCGGATGCCACGATCGAGGGTTTCGCGGACCTGCGGGCCCCGAACTTCGGCGCCCGGATTCAGCACTTCCTCAACGCCCCGGCGCGACGGGACGCCTACGCGCGCGTCACGCGGACCTTCGCGCCCGACCTCGTCGTGGCGAACAACGCCCACTGGGACGATGCGGCCCTCGACGCCCTCGGCCTGCCGTGGCGCCGACTCGTCGGTGCAGTCGATGCCGGCCTGTTCGCGCCGCCCGTCTCGAGGCCGGCGCGCGGCGCGCGGCACCGGCTCGGCGGCATCGCCAACAAGCGCCCCGCCGCGCAGCTCGCCGCGCTCGACAGGCTCGGCGACGCGTGGGCGCTGCACTGGTTCGGACGGCCGGATTGGGGGCCCGTGGGCGCGCGCGCCGATCTGGTGGCCTCGGGCCGCCTCGTCGTCCACGGGCCGCTGGTCGAGGCCGACCTGCCCGCGTGGTACCACGGGCTCGACGCGTTCTGCAGCGCGGAGGCGCATGCCGGCTGGTGCAACCCGGCCGCCGAGGCGATGGCCTGCGGCACGCCGCTCGTCACGACCGTGCACGGCACGCTGGCTTTCGCCGAGGACGCTGTGACCGCCCTGGTGGTGCCGGACGGTCCGGACGCGGCGCTCGGTGCCGCCGTCGCGCTGGCCGCGGACCGGATCGTCACCGATCCCGCCGCCGCCGCGTCCCGCGCCGAGGCGGGACGGGCGCGGATCCGGGCGCTCGACTGGGACACCTACGCGGACGGGCTGCTCGCCGCCGTCGCAGAGGCGATCGCGCTGCGGGCCGACCGGGCCACGGCGGCGCGCCCGTCCGGCACGCCGCCCCGCGAGACCGTGCTGCGCCTCGCCGACCTCGCGCGCCGGGACGGGGCGCTGCCGGAGGACTTCGACGCGCTCGGCTATATCCGGCTGCATCCGGACCTCGCGGCGCTGTTCGAGCACGCGTGGCAGGGGCAGTTGCACTACCTCGAGCACGGCCGGCGGGAGGGCCGGATCTACCCCTCGAACCTGACGCGGGCGCAGCAGAAGGCCGCCCAGGCATCGCGGATCGCGCTCGCGGTCGACGGGCTCGACGGCTCCGGCAAGTCGAGCATCGCGCGTCGCGTCGCCGAGGCGCTCGGTGCGACAGTGCTCAATCCCTTCAGCGGTCAGGTCGGCGCGATCCTGGTCCATCTGGCCCGGACGGGGCAGCACGCGCTCGCCGACGACGTGGCGCACGCGGCCGTCGCGGCGGCGATCGCCAACGCGCCGCCGGGACCGGTCGTCTTCGATCGGCACTGGTTCACCGCCTCGCAGCTCCTGTCGCCGGCCTATCGTCCGGGATGGGAGCCGCGCCCGTTCACCGTCATGTGCTGGGCCGACCGCCCCACCACCATCGCCCGCATGGTCGCGCGCGGCGTACCCAACCCGTCGGAGCACATGACCGAGGACCGGATCGCCGGCTACCGGACGCTCGCGGAGGAGCTGCGGCTGCCGCTCCTCGACACGTCCCGCATCGCCCCGGAGGAGGGGGCCGCGCAGGTGCTGGCGATGTTGGGCGCGAACGGCGACGCGGCACAGCGCGCGTGA
- a CDS encoding LysR substrate-binding domain-containing protein, whose translation MPVRLDARLVGDLFFFRALVEAGGFARAGDRLAVTQSAVTQRIQRLEQRLGYPLLERGAREIRLTAEGHDLFAAARNGFDGMGDALLRAERREGRETLRISCIPSLASEWLAPRLKAFSDRHPGIDVAVFGETHDLDPDRMAQSGIDVAIRYGPAPPPGATVVFDHPEPVYPVCAPAYRDAAATPGGAVVLLHDATPWEAAATVSEEWDRWLRVHGAPWDGRIQNLYFNLAQLALRASLGGSGIALGRSLIVAPYRADGRLVPACGEAVMSGLRYFVLVRALPPAGPAAAFVDWLGQSMAGPPGSPEPFRPDGALNRE comes from the coding sequence ATGCCCGTAAGGCTCGATGCGCGCCTGGTCGGCGACCTGTTCTTCTTCCGCGCCCTGGTCGAGGCGGGCGGGTTCGCCAGGGCGGGCGACCGCCTGGCGGTGACGCAGAGCGCGGTCACGCAGCGGATCCAGCGGCTGGAGCAGCGCCTCGGCTACCCGTTGCTGGAGCGGGGCGCCCGCGAGATCCGCCTGACTGCCGAGGGCCACGACCTGTTCGCCGCGGCGCGGAATGGCTTCGACGGGATGGGCGACGCCCTGCTCCGGGCGGAGCGGCGTGAGGGCCGGGAGACGCTCCGGATCAGCTGCATACCCTCCCTGGCTTCGGAGTGGCTCGCGCCCCGATTGAAAGCCTTCAGCGACAGGCATCCCGGCATCGACGTCGCCGTCTTCGGGGAGACCCACGACCTGGACCCGGACCGCATGGCGCAGTCCGGCATCGACGTCGCGATCCGCTACGGCCCGGCGCCGCCCCCCGGTGCGACGGTCGTCTTCGACCATCCCGAGCCCGTCTACCCGGTCTGCGCCCCGGCCTACCGGGATGCGGCCGCGACGCCCGGCGGGGCCGTCGTCCTGCTCCACGACGCGACACCGTGGGAGGCCGCGGCGACCGTCTCGGAGGAGTGGGATCGCTGGTTGCGCGTCCACGGGGCGCCCTGGGACGGCCGGATCCAGAACCTCTACTTCAACCTCGCGCAACTGGCGCTGCGGGCCTCGCTCGGCGGATCGGGCATCGCGCTCGGACGGTCACTGATCGTCGCGCCCTATCGCGCCGACGGGCGCCTGGTGCCCGCCTGCGGCGAGGCCGTCATGAGCGGGCTCCGGTACTTCGTTCTCGTGCGTGCCCTGCCGCCCGCGGGGCCGGCGGCAGCCTTCGTCGACTGGCTCGGCCAGAGCATGGCGGGGCCGCCGGGCTCGCCCGAACCGTTCCGCCCGGACGGCGCGCTGAACCGCGAATAG
- a CDS encoding glycosyltransferase family protein — protein sequence MSDLSILLLDTEPQTHNRYLVLAIADALRRHPAVGRVQVGGHGDALVTFVEQGLDTLIAFGGARAHAPLVGRLAGLARTSVLWTTEDPYEREANVRGSAAFDLVFTNDRATVAAYGGRANHLALGASSLFHDLAVIEDDARYRYDLLFIGTAWPNRVATLNALSAKLPRDVKFKLALPWNEHIGPPELEDEALVTDWRCGNRDFALLANRSRVVLTLPRIFSSARADQATGSTPPPRLFETALAGGYQVVVSPELETAAYYAPGAEIALCGDEAASIDAILAALTDPETRIARARAAQARTRAEHLYDHRVATILDAVIDHRQTQTRRPHRAATATRTVLMLTHNRLGHRHGGGVEVYQELLTELGEPYRILFLFPVFGDGRWALRLEGPGIAESFACGAVTPPLSTDPFVEGLFQRLLFEHQVDLVHIHHLMHVPLSLPLIARACGIPTVYHLHDHFLICERWLLLDHTGRFCDVVNRGADQCDACLISGNNYPPGSKARRDGMMTLVTDAIDAFVTSTPETARYLRRYYPAIPAERIVAIPMVAPSPAAAEVRSVARRKRDADRLTVAILGNLAAHKGGQQAINLIRSCEAYPIHFKVIGRIDDPYRDAVAGFGPDQVSVTGAYEQHAIGGLLAGCDVSLHLSTWPETFVIALTEAWQAGLVPIVADIGALAERVEDGIDGFKVPPDDAGAVRARLIGLHYDRARLGRMQALIGRKSFPDVGSHLVSVRALYERLIEARPVRHGRVPSHLRHGFDLRLETLGVRTNAASWTSGAIQWDEAARPPAAPSTAMAGARARPLPDLPDEVRRLTSRPIRRSECGWSLDVLRTDERLNRSLDLSSVVARASVFLRGWLHVSGPAPTAIYLRLTGRSGTSWVALQSDLRPDVAKWYGEPAAATSGFTGQIDVAGMTFGRYALAIVQVADGCLRTLDDVASIFIAPDTEPPARFVPEPRQLVGGPPHSLTLHHSLPDTDEAPQVSPGQLWAAEVAFPGTAPKLGKDTLAVFRAANGQTWRAPVLQIDERTVRITAAVPHIDPGAYTVSLAEPHNRTLRSLATLFRAQVARSE from the coding sequence ATGTCCGACCTGTCGATCCTGTTGCTGGACACCGAGCCGCAGACGCACAACCGCTACCTCGTGCTCGCCATCGCGGACGCGCTGCGGCGCCATCCGGCGGTCGGCCGGGTCCAGGTCGGCGGGCATGGCGATGCCCTGGTCACCTTCGTCGAGCAGGGCCTCGACACGCTGATCGCGTTCGGCGGCGCCCGCGCGCACGCGCCCCTCGTCGGGCGGCTCGCGGGGCTCGCCCGCACCAGCGTGCTCTGGACCACGGAGGATCCGTACGAGCGCGAGGCGAACGTGCGCGGGTCGGCGGCCTTCGATCTGGTCTTCACGAACGACCGGGCCACGGTCGCGGCCTATGGAGGTCGGGCCAACCACCTCGCGCTGGGCGCCTCGTCGCTCTTCCACGATCTCGCGGTGATCGAGGACGACGCGCGCTACCGCTACGATCTGCTCTTCATCGGAACGGCGTGGCCGAACCGGGTCGCGACCCTGAACGCGCTGTCGGCGAAGCTGCCGCGGGACGTGAAGTTCAAGCTGGCGCTGCCGTGGAACGAGCATATCGGGCCGCCCGAACTGGAGGACGAGGCGCTCGTCACGGACTGGCGCTGCGGCAACCGGGACTTCGCCCTTCTGGCGAACCGCAGTCGCGTCGTGCTGACCCTGCCCCGGATCTTCTCGTCGGCGCGCGCCGATCAGGCGACCGGCTCGACGCCGCCACCGCGGCTGTTCGAGACCGCACTCGCCGGGGGCTACCAAGTCGTCGTCTCGCCCGAGCTGGAGACGGCCGCGTACTACGCGCCCGGCGCCGAGATCGCCCTCTGCGGCGACGAGGCCGCTTCGATCGACGCGATCCTGGCGGCCCTGACTGACCCGGAAACCCGCATCGCGCGCGCCCGCGCCGCGCAGGCCCGGACCCGCGCCGAGCACCTCTACGACCACCGCGTGGCGACCATCCTGGACGCGGTCATCGACCACCGGCAGACGCAGACGCGTCGGCCGCACCGGGCGGCGACCGCGACCCGCACGGTCCTGATGCTCACCCACAACCGCCTGGGACATCGGCACGGGGGCGGGGTCGAGGTCTATCAGGAACTGCTGACTGAACTCGGCGAGCCGTACCGGATCCTGTTCCTGTTCCCCGTCTTCGGCGACGGGCGCTGGGCGCTGCGGCTCGAGGGTCCGGGGATCGCGGAGAGCTTCGCCTGCGGCGCCGTCACGCCGCCGCTCTCAACGGACCCGTTCGTGGAGGGGCTCTTCCAGCGATTGCTGTTCGAGCATCAGGTCGATCTCGTCCACATCCATCATCTGATGCACGTCCCGCTGTCCCTGCCCCTCATCGCGCGGGCCTGCGGCATACCCACCGTCTATCACCTGCACGATCACTTCCTCATCTGCGAGCGCTGGCTGCTGCTCGATCACACCGGCCGATTCTGCGACGTCGTCAATCGCGGCGCGGACCAGTGCGACGCCTGCCTGATCTCGGGCAACAACTATCCGCCCGGGTCGAAGGCGCGCCGCGACGGCATGATGACCCTGGTGACCGACGCGATCGACGCGTTCGTCACGAGCACACCGGAGACGGCGCGATACCTCAGGCGCTACTATCCCGCCATTCCGGCCGAGCGGATCGTCGCGATTCCGATGGTGGCGCCGAGCCCCGCGGCCGCCGAGGTGCGGTCGGTCGCCCGGCGCAAGCGCGACGCCGATCGGCTGACCGTGGCGATCCTCGGCAACCTCGCGGCCCACAAGGGCGGGCAGCAGGCGATCAACCTGATCCGCAGCTGCGAGGCCTATCCCATCCACTTCAAGGTGATCGGCCGGATCGACGACCCGTACCGCGACGCGGTCGCGGGCTTCGGACCGGATCAGGTGAGCGTCACCGGCGCCTACGAGCAGCACGCGATCGGCGGCCTGCTGGCCGGGTGCGATGTCTCGCTCCACCTCTCCACCTGGCCCGAGACGTTCGTCATCGCGCTGACCGAAGCGTGGCAGGCGGGCCTCGTCCCGATCGTCGCCGATATCGGGGCCCTTGCCGAGCGCGTCGAGGACGGGATCGACGGATTCAAGGTGCCGCCTGACGATGCCGGCGCCGTCAGGGCGCGTCTCATCGGGCTACACTACGATCGCGCACGCCTGGGCCGGATGCAGGCCCTCATCGGCCGCAAATCCTTCCCCGACGTCGGCAGCCACCTCGTATCGGTACGCGCCCTCTACGAGCGCCTGATCGAGGCCCGGCCCGTCCGCCACGGACGGGTACCCAGCCACCTGCGGCACGGGTTCGACCTCCGGCTCGAGACCTTGGGGGTGCGGACGAACGCCGCCTCGTGGACCAGCGGCGCGATCCAGTGGGACGAGGCCGCTCGTCCTCCGGCCGCGCCGTCCACCGCGATGGCGGGCGCACGGGCGCGCCCGCTGCCGGATCTGCCCGACGAAGTCCGGCGCCTGACATCGAGGCCGATCCGGCGCAGCGAGTGCGGATGGAGCCTCGACGTGCTGCGCACGGACGAGCGCCTCAACCGAAGCCTGGATCTCTCGTCGGTCGTCGCGCGGGCCTCGGTGTTCCTGCGCGGGTGGCTGCACGTCTCGGGACCGGCGCCGACGGCGATCTACCTGCGGCTGACGGGCCGCAGCGGGACATCGTGGGTCGCGCTTCAGAGCGATCTGCGTCCGGACGTGGCCAAGTGGTATGGCGAACCCGCCGCCGCGACGTCCGGCTTCACCGGCCAGATCGACGTCGCGGGAATGACGTTCGGTCGCTACGCGCTCGCCATCGTCCAGGTCGCCGACGGCTGCCTCCGAACCCTGGACGACGTCGCGTCGATCTTCATCGCACCCGACACCGAGCCGCCAGCGCGCTTCGTTCCGGAGCCGCGCCAACTCGTCGGCGGGCCGCCGCACAGTCTGACCCTGCACCACAGTCTCCCGGACACCGACGAGGCACCCCAGGTCTCGCCGGGGCAGCTCTGGGCCGCGGAAGTCGCGTTTCCGGGAACCGCGCCCAAACTCGGCAAGGACACGCTGGCGGTGTTCCGGGCCGCCAACGGTCAGACGTGGCGGGCGCCCGTCCTCCAGATCGACGAGCGGACGGTGCGCATCACCGCCGCCGTCCCCCACATCGATCCGGGCGCCTACACGGTGTCGCTCGCCGAGCCGCACAACAGGACGTTGCGGAGCCTCGCGACGCTGTTCCGCGCGCAGGTCGCGCGTTCGGAATGA
- a CDS encoding D-serine ammonia-lyase: MAAAVEMQSRQWGDRIPEAVRHASPAVWTNPSLTATASVLPNLAIGRADVDGAVARWNRFAPLLARLFPEEGAGRIDSPLVPLDGPLARDILDGAAGRVLVKADHALPVTGCIKARGGVYEVLAYAEELARRAGLLAEGQTYAAFADPDFRALFARHIIAVGSTGNLGFSVGLMGRALGFAVEVHMSHDAKAWKKQRLRELGARVVEHRGDYGAAVAAARGAFAGRADAHFVDDEDSVDLFLGYAAAALDLQRQLAEAGIAVGPAHPLFVYLPCGVGGAPGGVAFGLKLLFGDVVHPVFVEPVASPCMLVQLAAGLDRSVSVYDVGLDNRTAADGLACASASMLVARTLEKLVAAVVTVPDDALYHWLKVMWTEAAVRLEPSAAAGFAAAGRFAATLPAEARADATHVIWTTGGAHLPAEEFEAALARG; the protein is encoded by the coding sequence ATGGCAGCGGCCGTCGAGATGCAGTCCCGACAGTGGGGCGACCGGATCCCGGAGGCCGTCAGGCATGCCAGCCCCGCGGTCTGGACGAACCCGTCGCTGACCGCCACCGCCTCCGTGCTGCCCAATCTGGCGATCGGCCGCGCCGACGTGGACGGGGCCGTGGCGCGCTGGAACCGGTTCGCACCGCTTCTCGCCCGGCTGTTCCCTGAAGAGGGTGCCGGCCGGATCGACTCGCCGCTCGTCCCGCTCGACGGACCGCTGGCCCGGGACATCTTGGACGGGGCCGCCGGGCGCGTGCTCGTGAAGGCCGACCACGCGCTGCCGGTGACCGGCTGCATCAAGGCGCGCGGCGGCGTCTACGAGGTCCTGGCCTACGCCGAGGAACTGGCCCGACGGGCCGGCCTGCTCGCCGAGGGGCAAACCTACGCGGCCTTCGCCGATCCGGACTTCCGCGCCCTGTTCGCCCGCCACATCATCGCGGTCGGCAGCACCGGCAACCTCGGGTTCAGCGTCGGCCTGATGGGCCGGGCGCTCGGCTTCGCGGTGGAGGTTCACATGTCCCACGACGCCAAGGCGTGGAAGAAGCAGCGCCTGCGCGAACTCGGCGCCCGCGTCGTCGAGCATCGCGGCGATTACGGCGCCGCGGTCGCGGCGGCGCGCGGCGCCTTTGCCGGCCGGGCCGACGCCCATTTCGTCGACGACGAGGATTCGGTCGATCTGTTCCTCGGCTACGCGGCCGCGGCCCTCGACCTGCAGCGGCAGCTCGCGGAGGCCGGTATCGCGGTGGGGCCGGCGCATCCCCTGTTCGTCTACCTGCCCTGCGGCGTCGGCGGTGCGCCGGGCGGCGTCGCCTTCGGGCTGAAGCTGCTGTTCGGCGACGTGGTGCACCCGGTTTTCGTCGAGCCGGTCGCGTCCCCGTGCATGCTGGTCCAGCTGGCCGCCGGCCTCGACCGCTCGGTCAGCGTCTACGATGTCGGCCTCGACAATCGCACCGCGGCGGACGGGCTGGCCTGCGCCTCCGCGTCGATGCTCGTCGCCCGGACGCTGGAGAAGCTCGTCGCGGCCGTGGTCACGGTGCCCGACGACGCGCTCTATCACTGGCTCAAGGTGATGTGGACCGAGGCCGCCGTTCGCCTGGAGCCTTCGGCGGCGGCCGGCTTCGCGGCTGCCGGGCGCTTCGCCGCCACACTGCCCGCGGAGGCGCGCGCCGACGCCACCCACGTGATCTGGACGACGGGCGGCGCGCACCTCCCGGCCGAGGAGTTCGAGGCGGCCCTCGCCCGCGGCTGA
- a CDS encoding bleomycin resistance protein, producing the protein MEPLTDPIARARSPGTGQPPEGGFAALTPELSVRDLDVSLRFWCDLLGFTVAYDRPAARFAYLTRGGAQIMLCQHNGRWSTGPLDPPCGRGVNFQIMVDRLDPILSALAGARWPLFEAPREAWYRTGPVEGGQREFLVQDPDGYLVRLAEDLGHRQPA; encoded by the coding sequence ATGGAACCGCTGACCGACCCGATCGCGCGCGCTCGCTCTCCCGGTACGGGTCAGCCCCCGGAGGGCGGATTCGCCGCCCTGACCCCCGAGCTGAGCGTCCGGGACCTCGATGTGAGCCTGCGTTTCTGGTGCGATCTGCTCGGCTTCACGGTCGCCTACGATCGACCGGCCGCGCGCTTCGCTTATCTGACGCGAGGCGGCGCGCAGATCATGCTGTGCCAGCACAACGGCCGCTGGAGCACGGGCCCGCTGGATCCGCCCTGCGGCCGCGGGGTCAACTTCCAGATCATGGTCGATCGGCTGGATCCGATCCTCTCGGCGCTCGCCGGCGCGCGATGGCCGCTGTTCGAGGCGCCGCGGGAGGCCTGGTACCGGACGGGTCCGGTCGAGGGCGGCCAGCGGGAATTCCTCGTCCAGGATCCCGACGGGTACCTCGTGCGCCTCGCCGAGGATCTCGGTCACCGACAACCCGCGTAG
- a CDS encoding NmrA family NAD(P)-binding protein — translation MTILVTGATGRIGSAVVDHLVAEGAAVRALTRAPETARFPSGVEAVRGDPADIDAMRAALSGVDTLFLLVANVPDELTQAITTLSLARDAGVRGIVYLSVFKSEAYVDAPHFTGKHAVERMIAALDLPATVLRPSYFMQNDFAQKEPLLGAGIFGVPVGQAGVSMVDVRDIAEAAAIALLRRERAPERLPAETYDVVGPDALTGDALAEIWTQALGRAVRYGGDDLDGLEQRLRGFAPAWLAYDLRVMMRRYQEDGAVATEAEVERFATLLGRRPRSYRAFAAEVARDWRGA, via the coding sequence ATGACCATCCTCGTCACCGGTGCCACGGGCCGCATCGGCTCCGCCGTCGTCGATCACCTCGTGGCGGAGGGCGCCGCCGTGCGCGCCCTGACGCGCGCACCCGAGACGGCGCGTTTCCCGTCGGGCGTCGAGGCCGTCCGCGGCGATCCCGCCGACATCGACGCGATGCGCGCGGCGCTGTCGGGTGTCGATACCCTGTTTCTCCTCGTCGCCAACGTGCCGGACGAGCTGACCCAGGCGATCACGACGCTCAGCCTCGCCCGAGACGCGGGCGTGCGCGGCATCGTCTATCTCTCGGTCTTCAAGAGCGAGGCCTACGTCGACGCCCCGCACTTCACCGGCAAGCACGCCGTCGAGCGGATGATCGCGGCCCTCGACCTGCCCGCCACGGTGCTGCGGCCCTCTTACTTCATGCAGAATGACTTCGCCCAGAAGGAGCCGCTCCTCGGAGCGGGAATCTTCGGCGTGCCCGTCGGGCAGGCCGGCGTCTCGATGGTCGACGTGCGCGATATCGCCGAGGCGGCCGCCATCGCGCTGCTGCGCCGCGAGCGCGCGCCGGAGAGGCTGCCGGCCGAGACCTACGACGTCGTCGGGCCGGATGCCCTGACGGGCGACGCGCTGGCGGAGATCTGGACTCAGGCCCTCGGGCGCGCGGTGCGCTACGGCGGCGACGATCTCGACGGGCTGGAGCAGCGGCTCCGCGGCTTCGCGCCCGCCTGGCTCGCCTATGACCTGCGGGTGATGATGCGCCGCTACCAGGAGGACGGCGCCGTCGCGACCGAGGCCGAGGTGGAGCGCTTCGCCACCCTGCTCGGCCGCAGGCCCCGCAGCTACCGCGCCTTCGCGGCCGAGGTCGCCCGCGACTGGCGGGGCGCCTGA